A portion of the [Limnothrix rosea] IAM M-220 genome contains these proteins:
- the fbp gene encoding class 1 fructose-bisphosphatase codes for MVASSASFVESPTLDRDCTTLSRHVLQQLQSFEAEAQDISAIMNRIALAGKLIARRLSRAGLMEGVLGFTGEENVQGESVKKMDVYANDVFISVFKQSGLVCRLASEEMEKPYYIPENCPVGRYTLLYDPIDGSSNVDINLNVGSIFSIRQQEGEDLNGEAEDLLQDGHKQLAAGYILYGPSTMLVYSIGKGVHSFILDPSLGEFILAEENIVMPSHGKIYSVNEGNFWQWEDSIREYIRYMHRHDGYTARYSGALVGDLHRILTQGGVFLYPGTQKKPEGKLRLLYETAPLAWLIEQAGGKASTGTQPLLDFVPTMLHQRTPAILGSTEDVELVESFIREGLRQVVQTV; via the coding sequence ATGGTAGCGTCATCAGCTAGCTTCGTTGAAAGTCCAACTTTAGACCGCGATTGTACGACCCTCTCGCGCCACGTTCTACAGCAACTCCAAAGCTTTGAGGCGGAGGCACAGGATATCAGTGCCATTATGAATCGTATTGCCCTTGCGGGAAAACTCATTGCCCGCCGTCTGAGTCGTGCTGGTTTGATGGAAGGTGTCCTTGGCTTTACGGGAGAAGAAAATGTCCAAGGTGAATCGGTCAAAAAGATGGATGTCTACGCCAATGATGTCTTTATTTCCGTCTTTAAACAGAGTGGTTTAGTTTGTCGGCTTGCTTCTGAAGAGATGGAGAAGCCCTACTATATTCCTGAAAATTGTCCCGTTGGTCGTTATACGCTGCTTTATGATCCCATTGATGGTTCTTCTAATGTTGATATTAATCTCAATGTCGGCTCTATTTTTTCGATTCGGCAACAGGAGGGGGAAGACCTTAACGGCGAAGCAGAGGATTTATTGCAAGATGGCCATAAACAGTTGGCGGCGGGCTACATTCTCTATGGTCCCTCGACAATGTTGGTCTATTCCATTGGTAAAGGAGTACATTCTTTTATTCTTGACCCAAGTTTAGGGGAGTTTATCCTTGCTGAAGAGAATATTGTGATGCCGAGCCATGGCAAAATTTACAGCGTTAATGAGGGGAACTTCTGGCAGTGGGAGGATTCGATTCGCGAATATATCCGTTATATGCACCGCCATGATGGTTATACTGCCCGTTATAGTGGCGCTTTGGTGGGAGATTTACACCGAATTTTGACCCAAGGTGGTGTCTTTTTATATCCCGGTACGCAGAAAAAACCGGAAGGAAAATTACGGTTACTGTATGAAACAGCGCCGTTGGCTTGGCTAATTGAACAGGCTGGTGGTAAGGCGAGCACAGGTACGCAACCATTACTGGATTTTGTGCCAACAATGCTGCATCAAAGAACGCCTGCGATTCTCGGCAGTACGGAGGATGTGGAGTTGGTTGAATCGTTTATTCGCGAGGGTTTGCGTCAGGTTGTGCAGACTGTTTAA